The DNA segment agagagacacagcgagagagggaacacaagcagggggagtgggagagggagaagcagaaccgagccacccaggcgccccaactgtaTCATTCCTGAAAGCCACCAAACAGGAGGTTGTTTCTCCCATCCACCATAACCCCAGTGCCCCCTTGGGCTActgcctcttttctctccttccagaaCAACTCTATGAAAATTTATACTCCTTGTCTCCAATTTCCTTCTCCACTTTCTCTCTTGAATCCCCTCTGATTAGAGAGATgtccaccaccaccactgtcctCCACGTCACCAATGACCTTCATGTCACCAAGGCCCACTCATCATCACCTCAGCCtatcagcagcatttgacacagcTGATCCCtgaaacactttcttcacttgaCTTCCAGGACACTCTCCTTTTTGTCTGCTCCTTCTCAGCGTTCTTTGCTGGCTTCTTATTTCCCTGGTCTTTAAATGTAGAATGGTGAAATATATGGATGGTATTTATCTACCCCCTATTGTGATATAGGCTCCATGGGGGCAGGAGCTTTCCTTAGTCTATCCACAGCTGTATCCCTaaatacctagaacagtgcctgacacctggaaggtgctcagtgaatgttgaATGTGAATACATTTGGGAGTAAATGCTCAAGTGACTCTGAAGTGTGCTGTGTGTACTTCCCTGAGATTTCTGCATCTGAGAATGTTtctgaaagtgtgtgtgtgtgtgtgtgtgtgtgtgtgtgtgttggaatgtGTGAGCAGAACTGTACCTGGCTCAGACTGTGTGTATGCCTGCAAGTGAACATGACATGAGCACGTGTACATgagtgtgtgtggctgtgtgcccAAGAGTGTATCCGGACGGAGAAGGCGGCTCTGAGTGTGACTGCGTATGACAGAGTGTTTCCATGGGGAGTACAGGTGCCTGGCAGGAGCGTCGGGCCTGGGTCAGTGGGGCATGAGTGTGTGACCCGGGGTGGGTGTACGGTTGCATTTCTGTGTGTGCCTTGGTGGGGGACCTTGTGCCCGGGCCTGTACATCTGCGGGCACCCACGTGGGCGTGAGCAGACAACCCGGGCAGCTGTGCCCGTGTCTCTCCCTCCCGCTCAGGGTTTCCTCCAGAGGGTGGGTGGGCAGCCAGGCACGGGGCTGAAAGACTGCTCCGGGCCCAGGGAGGTGGTGCAGATTGACCAGTTCCTGAAGGAGACGGCGGCGCGGGAGGCCAGTGCCAAGCTGCGGCTGCAGCAGTTCATCGAGGAGCTGCTGGAGCGTGCGGACCGCGCCGAGCGGCAGCTGCAGGTCATCAGCAGCAGCTGTGGCAGCACCCCGAGTGCCAGCCTGGGCCGCGGAGGGGGAGGAAGTGGCGCTGGGCCTGTTACCCGGGGCCCCGGCAGAATGGTGAgcgcccacctgccccctccagTCCCACCGCGCACACGGCCTAGCGTCCCCCTGTTATGCTCCATGCTTCCCTTCTTTGGCTCTTCCCCACGAGCAGACTCTGGGCCTGAAGGAGGGGTCCAGGAACAGGGGTGCCCCTCTGATTGGGCAGAAGGGCCCCTGAGGCCGTGAGCCAGTGAGGTGTGATCCAGCTCCCCTGGTGCTCAGGGGCCCTTCTCTGCCCAAATGAGAGCCCAGGAGCCACAGGCCAGGgtctggggtgctgggtgggtgtggggagggggctggtgagCCTGCCTTTCtgggctgtctgtctgtctatttGTCCATCTTTCccaacttttttccttctctctcctctccctcctctcttctctccatcttgTGCCCtgtttctcctgctccttctcatcCTCTTGCTTCCTCTGCTGCCCCCATGCCCCGCCTTTCCCTCCCGCTCTGGGGGCCCACAGCGAGAACACCACGCGGGCCTGGCCATGCCTAGCACATACGCCGTGTCGAGGCATGGCTCCTCTCCCAGCACAGGGTAAGCCTCGGGCCTGGCCCGTCCCACACAGCCCACCCTCACCTTGGAAAGACCCACCGGCCCCCTGGACGGCTGGCCCATCTGGGGCCTTGgctccttctcctttccccataCTCCTCGGGTCACCTCCGTCTGCCTTTCCACACTCTTGGAAGGGGGCTCTTGGAAAGTAGGGCGGGGGGTTGCCCTCGGTAGGGGTGGCCTGGGGACTTTGGGCAGACCTGGTGCCCCTCACTCCTCACCGTCTggtccaccccaccccagggcctccaGCCGTGTCCCCGCTGCATCCCAGAGCTCAGGCTGCTATGACAGTGACAGTCTGGAGCTACCCCGGCCAGAAGAGGGGGCCCCCGAGGACAGTGGCCCTGGGGGCTTGGGCACACGGGCCCAGGCTGCCAACGGTGGCTCGGAGCGCACCCAGGCCCCTCGCAGCTCAGGCCTGCGGCGCCAGGCCATCCAGAACTGGCAGCGCAGACCCCGCCGACACAGCacggagggggaggagggtgatgTCTCGGACGTGGGCTCCCGAACCACGGAGTCAGAGGCTGAGGGCCCCTCAGATGCCCCCCGCCCTGGGCCTGCTCTGGCTGGGCCACTGAGCAGCTGCCGGCTCTCAGGTGAGTCCTGGAAGGGTAGGCCAGAGGGGCCAGTCTTTCTTTGGCGCTGGGCCCTCTAAGGGGACACAGGGCTGGGGCAGTAGATCTCTTGGGCTCCTGCACCTGTTTCCCCTTGTCCCAGACTTCCTGCTGTGAGGATGACAAACTCTCCTACAAGTGCCCTGGGAGCCTGGGCAAGGAACTCATGAGACAGAGCAGTGCTGCAGCACAGGGGTGCTCATGGTGGGGACTGCACAAGGATGCCACATCTCAGGGGGTCCATTCACATGGCTCGTTGTTGACATTTACGGGAGAGTAGCTGAGTGTTAACTGCAGACTGAAGTCCCTGGAACAGCAGGGAGAGCCCCCTTCTGTATATGCACAAGGCCATGTGCATATGTGGGTGGGTCAGGGTCAGGAGGTTAGAGGGCTCAGGTCAGGTGCATGGCTGCTCTTGAGTGACCGTTCTGGGCAGCCTCGCCCTGGCCTTCTCTTCACAGAGGCTGGGTTTCTATCCATCTGTACCCTCACCCTCCAAACCCTTGCCTTTCCTAGACTTGACTCAGTTGCTTTGCCTAGGGGCTGAGTTTGGACAATGTGAGGATGTATGATCTTAAAAAGACAGTTTACTTGAGGAAGGCTCACCTTTTTCTAATGTGTATAATTAGAGATGGGGTGTGCAGAGGAGGGGGAAGCAAAGGCCCCTTGTCCTTCCTCCCAAGTCACCAGTCCCCCAGCATGGGTCTTTCATACTTGTCCCTTCTGTGGCTcctaccccacctccccacccacacccccacatTGGCCTTTGACCCTCCACACTGATCTCTGACCCTCTGGTACCGTGCAGCCCGCCCTGAGGGAGGCAGTGGGCGGGGTCGGCGAGCGGAGAGGGGCAGCCCCTCCTGCTCCAACGAGGTCATCAGCCCGGAGATCCTCAAGATGCGAGCCGCCCTGTTCTGCATCTTCACCTACCTGGACACACGCACGCTGCTGCACGCGGCCGAGGTCTGCCGGGACTGGCGCTTCGTGGCTCGCCACCCCGCGGTCTGGACACGGGTGCTGCTCGAGAACGCCCGCGTCTGTTCCAAGGTGCCTGTCCCCGCCCACCGCCCCTGCTGTGAACCCACCTTTCTCCCAGCAGAATCTGGGCCCTCGAGGTCTGGCCCTTGCGCCCCTTCCAACACCCTAGCTTCAGCCTCGCTCCCCCAAATGCTCTCATGGGGTCTCCCTCCAGCCAGCCAAGATCAGGCCCCTTCATCGGCAGGCAACCCCTCTTTCCCTGCAGTTCCTGGCCATGCTGGCTCAGTGGTGCACCCAGGCGCACTCGCTGACCCTGCAGAACTTGAAGCCCCGGCAGCGGGGCAAGAAGGAGAGCAAGGAAGAGTACGCGCGGAGCACCCGGTGAGGCGGTGGTGggtgggccggggggggggggtcttacTGCGTGCACACCTGGAGTTCTGGGGGGGACGGTGCTTCCCCGGGGAGGGAGTGGCCACAAGCGGTGCCCTGACCTCTTGGCCATCCCCAGGGGCTGCCTCGAGGCGGGGCTGGAGTCCCTGTTGAAGGCGGCGGGGGGGAATCTGCTGATCCTGCGCATCTCCCACTGTCCCAACATTCTCACCGACCGCTCCCTCTGGCTGGCCAGCTGCTACTGCCGCGCCCTGCAGGCGGTCACCTACAGGTAGTCCACACCCTCTGGACCTCCGGCCGAGCGGGTCCCTGGGGTCTGCATACTTTTCCCCCAGGGCTCTCAGGCAAGGGGACCCAAGAGTCCTCTGGTCCAAGGGCAGGGAGCAGAAGCCACCAGGGTGGGCGGTCCCAGCTCTTTCTTTTCAACAGGAGCGCCACAGACCCCGTGGGCCATGAGGTCATTTGGGCCCTGGGCGCAGGCTGCAGAGAGATTGTCTCCCTCCAGGTGGCGCCACTTCACCCTTGGTGAGCCCCAGCAGGGGTTGGGAGGGGCCAGGGGTTGAGCCGGGGCTGGCTGAGGACTGAGCAGATCTGGGCCATTCCAAAAGCTGGCTGGGGAGACAGATTCACATTCATCAGTCTGTGTATTTAGCTGTTGGGAGCAGAGCTTCAAAATCAGGCTTGGGGTGATGTCCTGGCTCACTGGCAGTGTGACGGAGAGAAATCCagtcatgcctcagtttctctactgCAAAGTGAAGGTGATATTCGAGATTTTTCAGCCTTAGTGGGACCGTAGCTGGCTCAGATGAGATGTGTCTATAAAGAGTATATATAAGTGTTCAGTCAACACTAGCTAGAAATAGCCACGTTTGTTTGGCACGTGAAAGGCCGTTCAGGGAGGTCGATGTAGCATACACAAAAGAGCTGGTTGTCGGAGAATCCAGATCATTCATTCACAACTTGGTGTTCCTCAAACCAGACTTCTTTGTCCCTGCACTCTGTCCTCCAAGGCCTCTCTCCGCACGACAGCTCCTCTCGGGGCATCCCATGTCCTTCCCTGCCACCTGGCGGAATCTgtccctgctcccctgcccccattcctGTGGTGCCTCCGCTCTTTTTGACACCTGCTGTAGTTTGTTTTGCAATAATATCTGAGTCTCCGCGGTACTAGCAGTTCTCCAGGTTGGGGCTGTGAATGTCCGTTCCCATATCCCTGGTACCAGGTGCGTGGCAGACACCAGGAACCCACTGCCTGGGCGAATGTTGAGGAACGAGGTGTTCAGGGAAATGGCCGGGTTGGTGTGAGTGATGGGCAGGGTGGAGCAATGAGTGTGGAGAGGAAGGTGGGGGCAAGGTTAGGAAGGTCCTGCGTAAGGGGGTCagatttttgcattttacttAGGAAGTGCTCGGGAAGCCTTTGCAGTATTTCTGATCTTAAAGACAGGATCACATCAGACTGGTTATGTTGtgtcctcccccgcccccctcgtTGAGGGCACGGACCACGTCTATACTGTCACCACTGTGTCCCCGGGGCCCAGCTCGGTTATTCTTGGTGCTAGTAGACACTTGAGGcccatttgttgaatgactgagtgAGAGAACATAGAATGAGTGGCTCGCTGTCAGCACCGTGCCGGTTGAATTGGCACAGAGACTAGATGAATCCACATGAATATGGATGGTGGTGTGAACTGTGCTTTGAACTTATTCAGGAATCAGAATCTGTAGGTCTCGGCAGGTGGTAAGGAAGGGTCAGGGATGATCCCAGGTTTCTAACTTGAGCAGCTGGGTGGTTGGTGGGGCCCCAGCCTGAACAAGGGACATGAAAGAGGAGCAGGTTCGGGGTGCCGTGCAACCAGAAGCTTCCTTGACagccctctctctgccccattcTCCAGCCAGCAGCCCACGCGCTTCAGTAACCGCTGCCTGCAGATGATTGGTCGCTGTTGGCCGCACCTTCGGgccctgggggttgggggtgctgGCTGTGGGGTGCAGGGCCTGGCGTCACTTGGTGAGTCTTTCCTTGGGACTGGGGCGGAGGGTGGTGGGAAGCAGGCGTGGGTGCGACACCGGAATCCCAGAGGGGCTTGAGGCTGCGGCCTGGGTGGTGGCAGGAGCTCGGAGGCACCGGGCCGGAGGCGACCTGGGGAGTTTGTCAGCAGgacctcccctcttccttctcttcctagcAAGAAACTGCATGCGGCTGCAGGTCCTGGAGCTGGACCATGTGTCGGAGATCACCCAGGAGGTGGCAGCTGAGGTCTGCCGGGAGGGTCTGAAGGGACTGGAGATGTTGGTGCTCACGGCCACCCCCGTCACCCCCAAGGCCCTGCTGCATTTCAACAGTGAGCAATGGGAATgcggccggcggggggggggggtgtccactGTCCCCTCTTACCATGCCTTGTCAGCAAGTAGCATATGCAATTCCCTGTTCTCGTCAGCAAGCACCAGCATGGGTGGACGTGGGGGACAGACTGACCAGGGTGCTAATCCTAGCCTCGCCACCAGGGTCTTCTGAGGCCAGTGTGGCATTCGAGGCCTGCTAGCACTGGTCCAAATGGTTCAGTTCCACAGATCTTTATTGCCCTTTGCTCAACCCCCATGGGAGATACGAGATATGACCTGTTCCTCGTGAGCCTCTGGCCAAGGGCAGGGGCAGAACAGACGGGTTAGGAATACAGGTCCTGGAGCTGGACTGATGTAGGTCTCGATGTTGGCTCTActgcttattagctgtgtgactgggCAAGTTACTCTACTTCTCTGGCTTCTGTATCCCCATCTTCTAAGCGGACCTTCTGGAATGGGtgggagggttaaatgagataatgtatatgagCCCTGCCAGGACCATTCTCAGGGTGAAGACCCCTCTCTCCGTGCTACTGTAGACTCCAACATGCCTCCTCTGACCCCACCAACCCCTAGCCACCTGCCCCACTCCTGACCATTCTTCCACCTTCCCTGAGGACATGGGCGCCCAGCTGGGGCTGCTCACACTCCTTCAGGAAGCTGCCCTCCGAACCCCGCTCCACCCCCCCAACTGGAGCATCCTTCTGGGCACAGCCAGCAAGGAGCTGAGTCACCACCAGCACCTGGTGTCATCGCCCTCAGGACCTGCAGTAACCACAGAGTGGCTCCTCAGTTGCTCAGGCTACTGGGGCAGGCCCCCCCTTCCTGAGGCCCTGGTCACACCTAAGTCCTGAGCCCTGCAGATTCCTTGACAATCTCATTGTTTCCAGgaccctcttcttccctccccttcagCCTCATGGCCTGGCCCTGGACTGACCACCAGACTAACTGCTCAGCCTCCAAAATCATGACCTCCAGAACCCTCTCAGCCTCCTgactttcctcctcctccactgccTTCATGGCAACATCTGGTCCCTTAAGCCCTCTGCTCTCAACTTGTTTGCTGCCTGTCTCCCCTCTTCCATGTTCCAGAGAAGACCCAATAGCCTCACTCCAGCCACTCTGTCCTTGAATTCATTTCCAGATGGCCAGGCCATGGTACAACTGTCCCCTCTGCCAGGGAAGCTCCTAGAGCCTCTGCACAATTGGCTGTTGCCCACTCATCGTCCCAGAGTCCACTGCAGCCTCTGCTGTATGACCTTGCCCTCCTCCCCCGGCCCCAACCCCCATCTGGTTGACCCTCTGGGTGCCACAGGCCTGCTCTCCTCTACGTggtgcccagtgcctggcacgtggccATCTCTCTGTAGGGTTCTGGTTTCATTAAGTAGTAATAGGAGAAGCAGCAGTCCCATTGCCCAGCCATCACCTTATTACCCACCTTTTCTCAGGCATTTGCCGGAACCTCAAGTCCATTGTGGTCCAGATTGGGATTGCTGATTATTTCAAAGAGCCCAGCAGTCCCGAGGCCCAGAAGCTGTTTGAGGATATGGTGACAAAACTCCAGGTGAGGAGTTGGCTCTTAGGCCACCCAAGACCCTAGGTGACATCCCTAGGCTGGAGTTGGTGACCTGGGTGTGTAATGGGAGGGCCCCACTTGCCTGACCCCAAGGGGAACTAACCCAGGGTTCGGTCTACAGGCCCTACGACGGAGGCCCGGCTTCTCTAAGATCCTGCACATCAAGGTGGACGGCGGCTGCTAACCCGGGTGGGGGGCGGCAGGGCCCCTGCCAGCCCCACACCAGGGCACTCTCTTTGGACCTCCAGAGGGACCCTGATTTGGACTAGACCTTCAGAGGCCTAGTGTTATCCCTGGTTTCCAGGGAAGGGTTGAGTTTCCTGTCCTCCTCCTGGGACCGTGGAGCAACAGGCCTGACCCTGGGCACTGCCTCTTCAGGGCAGGGGCTTGGACAGAAGCTGCCCTCCgacccccactccaccccccccaccccacccccactggagCATCCTTCTGGGCACCGCCAGCAAGGAGCTGAGTCACCACCAGCACCTGGTGTCATCGCCCTCAGGACCTGCAACCACGGAGTGGCTCCTCGGTTGCTCAGGCTACCGGGGCCGGCCCCCCCTTCCTGAGGCCCAGCCTCCCGGTCAGGGGCCTCTGCTAGGCCCCAGCCAGAGGGGGCTCCCCAAAGCAGCTCAGACTTGGCAAGGAGGGCTCTTTTCCTCCTGCCCTGTTCCAGCCCTCTGTGGGGCATCCCCTTCAGACATCCTGCCTAGGCTCTGGGTCCACGTTCCCCAGAGGTAACACAGATAAGCCTATGGGTCTGGGAATGTGGTCAGCCaaaagtggggggcgggggtgcagcAAGGTAGTGGGAATGGGCTTGGAATGGCAAAACATTCATCCAGAACTTTTCCCCAGGATATTGAAACCACCACTCTCAAAGGGGGGATATTGCCAAGTAGAGAAAACCTAGTTTTTATTGCTGTAGAAACAAGACCCTTCCTCTCAGCCACCACAACCCTCATGACACACCAGAGCTAAGTTCAGAGGTAAAAGGTGCATGTTTCTATACCTTCCACCGATCCTGAGCCTCTGGAGGGGTAAGGTCCTAGCTCTGGGAAACCTTAGCAGCAGTGAGCAGCAGTTC comes from the Zalophus californianus isolate mZalCal1 chromosome 8, mZalCal1.pri.v2, whole genome shotgun sequence genome and includes:
- the FBXO41 gene encoding F-box only protein 41; translated protein: MASLDLPYRCPRCGEHKRFRSLSSLRAHLEYSHTYETLYILSKTNSICDGAAAAAAAAAAASGFPLTPEPAALLAVPGARREVFESTSFQGKEQAAGPSPAAPHLLHHHHHHAPLAHFAGDLVPASLPCEELAEPGLVPAAAAAAAARYALREIEIPLGELFARKSVASSACSTPPPGPGPGPASASPASPSPADVAYEEGLARLKIRALEKLEVDRRLERLSEEVEQKIAGQVGRLQAELERKAAELETARQESARLGREKEELEERASELSRQVDVSVELLASLKQDLVHKEQELSRKQQEVVQIDQFLKETAAREASAKLRLQQFIEELLERADRAERQLQVISSSCGSTPSASLGRGGGGSGAGPVTRGPGRMREHHAGLAMPSTYAVSRHGSSPSTGASSRVPAASQSSGCYDSDSLELPRPEEGAPEDSGPGGLGTRAQAANGGSERTQAPRSSGLRRQAIQNWQRRPRRHSTEGEEGDVSDVGSRTTESEAEGPSDAPRPGPALAGPLSSCRLSARPEGGSGRGRRAERGSPSCSNEVISPEILKMRAALFCIFTYLDTRTLLHAAEVCRDWRFVARHPAVWTRVLLENARVCSKFLAMLAQWCTQAHSLTLQNLKPRQRGKKESKEEYARSTRGCLEAGLESLLKAAGGNLLILRISHCPNILTDRSLWLASCYCRALQAVTYRSATDPVGHEVIWALGAGCREIVSLQVAPLHPCQQPTRFSNRCLQMIGRCWPHLRALGVGGAGCGVQGLASLARNCMRLQVLELDHVSEITQEVAAEVCREGLKGLEMLVLTATPVTPKALLHFNSICRNLKSIVVQIGIADYFKEPSSPEAQKLFEDMVTKLQALRRRPGFSKILHIKVDGGC